A region from the Gammaproteobacteria bacterium genome encodes:
- a CDS encoding sodium:alanine symporter family protein codes for MVILLLGVGVFLTLRLGFVQVRRLGHGFAVTSGKYDDPDEPGDVSHFQALTTALSATVGIGNIAGVAIAIHWGGPGALFWMWVTAALGMATKFTEVTLAQKYRQVEAPDHDAHKWEGTVSGGPMYYIERGLGARWKWMAVFFAIMLGLTAFLTGNAIQANTVSDSMRTIFGIPATVSGLVTSGVVALVILGGITRIGRVTGILAPVMAAVYCLGALVILLFNAADIVPALGLIFREAFNPTAGVAGTGVGAFLVTLMWGVRRGLFSNEAGQGSAPIAHAAAKTDEPVSEGVVALLEPFIDTIVICSMTGLVIITTGVWNARIPTEVTLGGGDLGYVTVDAMGNNEGADAPAEIRFENGVPADPGGVHIAWHDAYVDMLYVDEAHTTPFTGTVLPDEGLARTDDGQTYESLHGEAFESGAPLTMEGFRRGLSALGDWGHMIVVFSVLLFAISTAIAWSYYGDRCAYYLLGANAVLPYKLVFVIMHFVGAVLPLTVIWNLGDIFLAIVIVPNLIALFMLAPKVAEEANGYFARKPWLRQRGSSRE; via the coding sequence ATGGTGATCCTGCTCCTTGGCGTGGGCGTCTTCCTCACACTGCGGCTCGGGTTCGTGCAGGTTCGCAGGCTGGGCCACGGGTTCGCCGTCACCTCGGGCAAGTACGACGATCCTGACGAGCCGGGCGACGTCTCGCATTTCCAGGCGCTGACCACGGCGCTGTCCGCAACCGTCGGCATTGGCAACATCGCCGGCGTGGCGATCGCGATTCACTGGGGAGGCCCGGGTGCGCTCTTCTGGATGTGGGTCACGGCCGCCCTCGGCATGGCCACCAAGTTCACCGAGGTGACGCTCGCCCAGAAGTATCGTCAGGTCGAGGCGCCCGATCACGACGCCCACAAGTGGGAGGGGACGGTAAGCGGCGGTCCCATGTACTATATCGAGCGTGGGCTGGGAGCGCGCTGGAAGTGGATGGCCGTCTTCTTCGCCATCATGCTGGGGCTGACCGCCTTCCTCACCGGCAACGCGATTCAGGCCAACACGGTCTCGGATTCGATGCGCACCATCTTCGGCATCCCTGCCACGGTGAGCGGTCTGGTTACCTCCGGAGTGGTCGCACTGGTCATCCTTGGAGGGATTACCCGGATCGGACGGGTTACCGGAATCCTGGCGCCGGTCATGGCCGCGGTCTACTGCCTGGGCGCGCTGGTCATCCTGCTCTTCAACGCGGCCGACATCGTTCCCGCACTCGGTCTCATCTTCCGCGAGGCCTTCAATCCCACCGCGGGCGTGGCCGGGACCGGCGTGGGCGCCTTCCTCGTGACGCTGATGTGGGGTGTCCGCCGCGGCCTCTTCTCCAACGAGGCAGGCCAGGGCTCGGCGCCCATCGCGCACGCCGCGGCCAAGACCGACGAGCCGGTGTCGGAGGGCGTCGTCGCGCTGCTCGAGCCCTTCATCGACACGATCGTGATCTGCTCGATGACGGGACTCGTGATCATCACCACCGGCGTATGGAACGCCCGCATCCCCACGGAAGTCACCCTGGGGGGCGGCGACCTGGGGTATGTCACCGTGGATGCCATGGGCAACAACGAGGGCGCGGACGCTCCGGCCGAAATCCGCTTCGAGAACGGAGTGCCCGCGGATCCGGGCGGCGTGCACATCGCGTGGCACGACGCGTACGTCGACATGCTGTATGTGGACGAAGCGCATACCACACCCTTCACCGGAACCGTCCTGCCGGACGAAGGCCTTGCCCGGACAGACGATGGCCAGACCTACGAGTCCCTCCACGGGGAAGCCTTCGAGAGCGGCGCGCCCCTGACCATGGAAGGCTTCCGCCGAGGATTGAGCGCGCTGGGCGACTGGGGCCACATGATCGTTGTTTTCTCGGTGCTCCTGTTTGCGATATCGACGGCGATCGCGTGGAGCTACTATGGCGACCGCTGTGCGTACTACCTGCTGGGGGCGAACGCCGTCCTGCCGTACAAGCTGGTCTTCGTCATCATGCACTTCGTCGGCGCGGTGCTGCCCCTGACGGTGATCTGGAACCTGGGCGACATCTTCCTGGCGATCGTCATCGTTCCCAACCTGATCGCGCTCTTCATGCTTGCGCCCAAGGTGGCCGAGGAAGCCAACGGCTACTTTGCGCGCAAGCCGTGGCTGCGGCAGCGGGGATCATCCCGCGAGTAG
- the asd gene encoding archaetidylserine decarboxylase (Phosphatidylserine decarboxylase is synthesized as a single chain precursor. Generation of the pyruvoyl active site from a Ser is coupled to cleavage of a Gly-Ser bond between the larger (beta) and smaller (alpha chains). It is an integral membrane protein.) → MENSAREGRPRASWGGRLLLALLSRLPRAVASRGFGRLADAVIPRPLRAPLIGGFARMVGARMDEAGQAPADYASLNAFFVRRLASGARQWPSDASLVTSPVDGVLTRLGTVEDGQLVQAKGRRYTAAALLAGEDAAARFHGGLYATIYLAPRHYHRIHAPVAGRLCTATYVPGGLFPVNAAAVAEIPDLLATNERVVCSLAGGAGRIALVAVGAYNVGRISTAFDPGWGGGEGGWVTNRRPPSGRHRTYEPALTIARGEEIMAFHLGSCVVMLLERDSHEWVPGLTAAREIRLGEALARPLP, encoded by the coding sequence AGCACGGGAAGGACGGCCACGGGCCTCGTGGGGCGGGCGCCTCCTGCTCGCGCTCCTGTCGCGGCTTCCGAGGGCGGTCGCCAGCCGCGGCTTCGGCCGGCTTGCGGACGCGGTAATCCCCCGCCCACTGCGGGCGCCCCTGATCGGAGGCTTCGCGCGCATGGTTGGCGCACGGATGGACGAAGCCGGGCAGGCGCCTGCCGACTACGCCAGCCTGAACGCGTTCTTCGTGCGGCGGCTCGCGTCCGGCGCCCGGCAGTGGCCGTCGGATGCTTCGCTGGTGACGTCGCCGGTGGACGGCGTGCTCACCCGGCTCGGCACGGTGGAGGACGGCCAGCTCGTGCAGGCGAAGGGTCGCCGCTACACTGCGGCCGCCCTGCTGGCCGGCGAGGATGCCGCGGCCCGCTTCCATGGCGGGCTGTATGCGACCATCTACCTCGCCCCCAGGCACTATCACCGCATCCACGCCCCGGTGGCGGGTCGGCTGTGCACGGCCACGTACGTCCCGGGTGGGCTCTTCCCGGTGAATGCCGCCGCGGTGGCCGAGATCCCGGATCTGCTCGCGACCAACGAGCGCGTCGTTTGCTCGCTCGCGGGGGGTGCCGGGCGGATCGCGCTGGTGGCGGTCGGGGCGTACAACGTCGGGCGCATCTCCACCGCGTTCGATCCCGGGTGGGGTGGGGGGGAGGGCGGCTGGGTCACCAACCGCCGCCCGCCGTCCGGGCGCCACCGGACCTACGAGCCCGCACTCACCATCGCGCGCGGGGAGGAAATCATGGCCTTCCACCTGGGGTCGTGCGTGGTCATGCTGCTCGAGCGCGACAGCCATGAATGGGTGCCCGGCCTGACCGCCGCGAGGGAAATCCGCCTCGGGGAAGCGCTCGCGCGGCCGTTGCCTTGA